GACTCATTAACACATGACTGGCATTGACCATGTCATTCTTTGTTGTTAATTATGTTAGACTGCATTTATACATATAATTCCTGGGATTGCTGTACAATTTTGTGGATTTGATTGAACAGAAGACTTGTTTACAATCAAcaacttgcttttttttttttctttttacattctTGCTTTAAAGGATTCATTCTGATGACTTCAGATTGTGTATTCTTTGGTCTTCTATCAGTGTTCTTATTGTTCATCTCTTAAACCTCAGTGGATttgtcccacagttatttggTAAGTTTTTAAACTCCAAAATCACTTTAACGGGATACGTCATGTTTATCACCCGATATAAActtaaatcaaattaaatcaaatgtgtagtacaaggaagggttatGTTTATTACTAACGTTGGCTGTTTGAaataaacgtaacccttccttgtactacatattcattgccgtgcaattgacatcttcatttcccatgACCTGCTCCcatctgaccttgtagctcagtggGTGGAGCAGGGGGGGTCAAACCctaaggtcgtgggttcaattcccaatttttgaggagaggggaataCTGGAGTACTTTACCCGGGGAAAAAGCTCTTAGAGCAGTGTAGAGAACCAACGAACTCAACTCACATAATGAAGCTGGCTCTGGGAATTGCACCCCGGTCACATCGCTGGGAGTGAAATGCTCTCAACACTGTGCCATCACATACTATTAAAGGTATGGTCTTTCTAGAGAATGGAATGAATTTCATATGACTAGTTTATTTCAGTCCATCCTGCTTGACATTGCACCTGAATTTTCACCGGACAGGGAAAGTACCCAGATTAAGGGTGGTTACTATGGTGACTGTGTTATAAACTTTTATTTCACAACTTTCAGGTCGCAGACTGCTGATCTCAGAACAGTTAGTGACAGTAATAATCGTTGAGCTACTAGTTTATGGCCTTTTCCCTGGTGCAGTCACATTCATATATTTTATTGGTAAGACTCTTAAACTAAGTCTGGTTGGTTAGATTTAATGTAATACAAAGGACAATGGTCACTAATAATATTCAAGCCTCACTGAGAGGATGTATTCGTAACTGTTAGCCAAAACCAAAAACATGGGAATGTCTAATTGATGTTAagacattattcttttgtcctaaGCTTATAACCAAGACAGAAGACATATTAAACAATAAGACCTTTCGAGCTATGGGTCAATAGCCAATGAGGCGAAGCTGagtgggctattgatccgtggtcCTTGAGGGTGAAGGATCTAATTgtccaactagtcggacagaaaaaagcagtaataaattcagcaaaaaaaatatatacgaaataaatataaaataaaacgaaataaataggtttacaaaaccggcaaactttgctactcgatgactattactaatagacctatagtagcgtagccaatcaaaatgcaggatttgcgttagtccactagttgggtgatactagaTGCATTTATCAAAATCTCAAGCAGCACTTTTGACATTCTTATTTCATGATAGTTATGTTCACTGATGGTTGACTTTATCAACTGAAGATAAGTGAGGATAAtggtgttatttttgtttttcttttcagtacTGTACTGTGGCTTTGTGGTTGCCCATGCTTGTCTCACACCTGCTAAGAAAGCTGTTTGGCAGAACTTTGAAATTCAGCATGTTTGAAACGAGAATTCATCAAGAACTTAGTTTGTCAGTGGTAGTGCGAATTAAAACTTCAATAGACCGTTTTACTGTTGTGTAATTAGTTGactggtctttgaatgaaagtgaggctggagtcttattaattagcatgagaacagcaccATGAGCataactccagcctcactttcattcaaagaccagaCAGCTAAGCACGCatctgtaaaatggtctattgagcTTGACAaagtcaaaaaacaaaactcaaGGAGGAGAAACAGTTGCCTAGCACAAAGAGTAGTGAAGTAGAATGTGGGATGACAGCTGATCAATTTTTTCCAAGTTCTAGGGAGGATAGGAACCTGGACCATCATTCTGGATGTAATCCAGCACATCATTAACTTAAGGACAttagtgtatatatatatttgttattgGTGTTATCTCTTTCCAAATGTGGGCTTTCCAGAATTTTGGCTTTTTGTAATCTATTACTATTTTTGGATGTTGTAAGAATTTAAGATGTATTATAACCTTCAGACAGCAATGCAGACATGGTTTAGTGAAAGATGTGTCTTGTGCCAAATGTCTCCTGGGGCCTGTTTTGCGAAAGTCCTGAGGTtgtttcgggcccaaaaagccaGTCATCAGACTGCACTCCActggttttgaaaagctgatcttttaacatgtttttaatgtatgAAAAACCaagaagtttgatggcttagaaccttggTGTTGCAAAGATATAATGGGAATTGTGGCCCATGGAATAGGCCCaaaaagttttgggacttttgagaaacaggcccctagTGAAGATGTAGCCTTAACTATTGTCAAAATGTTAAGTGTCAAAATCTTCAATCAAAGGTTCACATATTGCGTGAATGCACCTTTAATCCAGACTGTAACAACAAACCTTGTCAGGTTTTCTAAACTACTTCCGAAGAATAATtttcctctattttttttttccagtcttGTGTAAAAGGCCAAGTTATGCCCTTTGCCAATgttaaaaatgaataatttttgtCTCTGTTTTTCAATGCACTAAAaaaagatgacttccgctcaaagaatctttttatccttttttgaaGCAGCACTAATCTTCCAGATATTTCAGTGTTTGTTTGTGAGTTCAGAAAGTAAACTAGAGGGGAACCTGAACTCGCAGTGTGGCATGTTTCAGCTACCTAAGGCTATACTTTGAAGTGGACCCTTGTTTGCTTGTGGAAGAGGTGTTAACGTGAGTTTATggtcaaaagaaaagaaagttattttaaaaagcTTGGTCTGTGAAAACGCAGGGATGAACACCCTTTAATCTGCCCCAGGCTTTTGCTACCAAGATTGATCAAAAATGTTCCTAGCTGGGTCTATGCCTGGGGTTGGGTTGCCTGTTGAATCATTGGGGTCGGCATTCCTCTCAGACGTTCGGCGGATAACTTATGGGGGGAATAGTTCCGTTATGTATGAAAACACATTTTGTATCCACACACGTTTGCGACGGACAGAGAGAGTGTTAACgcattcaagatggcggcctttttCTAGTCAAGAGTTGTCTTTTTAAGTGTAAAAGTAAGCTGCGAAGGATCAGTTTTCAAACGTTTTGTCGGGTTGTTGGTAAAGGAAATCTCTTATGTTCTCTCTTCTGGTATTATGCCCGCTACATTCTCATGATCCGTACGTCAACCAGCACCAAGCTGTAGTCTTGTTTGAATAATCGCTCAGAGAATTTATGTATTCGACGGACCAGGGCATTGTTCGTTTAATGTCACGTCCTGAGCTGACTTGGATGTCCGTTTAAGAAGAAAACAGATTTTCATGGATTATCATGAGTAATCAAGGAACAAGTGAACAACCAAGAAATGGACCGAAATGTATTGAAATACCACGCGGTTGGAATCGCATTCTCGAAAATGGTTCGATTTTATACATTAGGTAAGGTCTGATAACGTTATTACTGCAGATTTCAATATCAAGTTTTAAGATAGGGAGCTTTCAAGAATGCAGTGGAAATCTAGTAAGTTATTTTGTGCTGTTTAGGCTTGCAGAAAGCAAATATATTATGCAAAGTTATTATCTCTCATCATGAGCTTTCAATTTGCATTCACCAATGTCCTGAGTTAGTTCATTTGGCATTGTTTGGCGGAAATGTTTCTTCTCTTTCGTTCGCTTTTCTTATATTTTTCTCTTCCAATTCAGCATAATTTGTTGTATTATTTTCGGGTTTTCAATTGGAAATTTGCGTCACAGTGAAGCGTGTTATTTATTGTCAGTCGATTGTCTCACCAAGTTTGGTGACCGTGTTAACGTCCTGTTGGtctttcaaaatttattttgaacaGCGCCTGTAATGTTTTGTCATAACTATAGACCTACTTATTTACACTGGGTGCCCAAAACTCCATTTTTTTCTCCTTCATGTATaaagataaattattttaattgccGTTTTAGTAATTCCTTTCAGTTCCGTTGTCATGGAGATGGccttttaatttattcctgGTATTTAGAGTCGAATTGGGTCCTGTTGTAAGAGAAAAGAAAGTTAGAAGGGAAAAGAAATTTAGAAAATGAGTTGCCAATTGGGAGAATGCCATTACTGATTGTTTTAAGTTGACACGATAAATTTGGAGTGGTGTCTAAGTAACTGTAGGATTCCTATAAATCAAACTGTGTATTAATCCTAGATCAGTGCATTGTTAACTATattttttcatccttttttcttttcagtccgAACAATAGTCGCTTAAGATCACTGGATCATGTGATTGAATACCTCACAACAGAGGGTACCTGTAAGTGTGGATTAGAATGCCCACTGTTTGCCCAGAAGGTTTTTAATTTTGATGCAAGAATTCCAAGCAAGCCACTTCTCTCTGGATCCAACTCTGAACCATCTAACTCAACTTGTAAACATTGTGTTAATGACAATTCAGATGTTCCAGACACTAAGCAATCAGTGGATACTGCGGCAAAGCAGTTAAATGATGTAACACCACAAGGAGCTGGGCAGAAAAGAGGTACATCATGTCACCTGTATGACATCTCCACTTCAAAATTAtccttttattttaatttcatcGGGATTTCGTTCCCAATTCACATTTCAGTGCAATCATTTTGAAGTACTTTTTTAACTGTAGCAAGTGTCAACGTCAAAGCAAATGACTTGTATGTAGTCCTCAAGGAAATAACTTCAACTATTTTAAATGAAACTGATTTGTCATTTCAGGACCAGGGAGACCCAGAAATCCCTCCTCAAAGACAAGGAGAGTTGGTATTCGGAAACCAGACCTTGATCGGCCAATGTCGCCACTCCACAACCTTCCGTTACCTGTCCCCAGCTCTGTGCTTAACAGCCCTGTTCAAAGTGTGCCAACCAATATTTCGGTTGAGCAAAGACCTTTACCGAGTTTTGCAACAATCGTGAGCAGCTCCAAGCTCTTTAATCCAGGGGCAGGTTTAGGCAGCAACAACGTACTTTGTACTAGTGTGGTAACAACTGCAGTAAACAGTTCAGCATTAACCACAACAACATTGCATTCATCAAAAGTGACGATCATAAATAACAGTGTCGCTGTTGGTGCATCCAGCCCCTCAACCAAGCCAGCAGTCATTACATCATCGGGATCAATATTCACCGCTGCTTCGTCAACGTCAGGTCCAGTGTTAAATGTTGCCACAGGAAGCCAGAGCAAGACTGGGACTGTTACAGTTTCAGCACAGTTGCCATCTAGAGATCCTGTGGCAACCAAATCCAGTAGCTCTCTTAGTCCTGCAGGAAAGACTAGCCCATTGAGTGATTTGCAGGCCATTGGCCAAGTTCAAGCCAAGACTGCTGTTTCAAGTGCTCTAACTTCAGTTGTCTCAACTAGTACGGCGACAATCCCTGTGGCAAAACAAGAGGTGAAACCAGTCTCTGGTGTCAGTAAGGTTTTGCCTGTGAAGGTTACTCCAAAAGCCAGCACTGCCCGGGCAAATAGGTCCTCAAGGCCTTACAGTGCCAGGAAAACAGTTGCAGCTACACTGAAAGCTGAAGCAGCGGCAGCCGCAGCTGCAGCCGCAACCACAAATGCCAAAGTACCTAATTCTGCAGGTGTTACAAGAACGGCATTTGACCATTCATTTAGGCAACCTCAGGGCATGCTGACAACTGGCATTGGTACTTCCACAGTAAAGTCCTCAACTAGGACAATTACCAAACCATCAGCTCAAGCCTTACCTGCTAGCACAGTTGGCACATCTACAACAACTGTTCAAGCTCCTGCCTTGTTTCATAGTGTCTTAAAGGATGCTATGGTGAAGGAACAAGGACACTTAAGTCGTGATGTTTCATCTACAAATGCTCCGACACCTGCAGTGTCCCACACAGGGGCCATTCATGCCGCAAGGGTGACTCAAACAGGTAGTGACTCAACAAGAAGCAGGCCTGGAAATGTGAAAGAAACATTGCAATCAACAGCTGCATTGGTCCAAGGAGTACATGTCCCTGCAGCCGTTCCTCAGCAGCTTCAAGTTCACAGGCCTCAGCCTCTTGGAGTAGGACAGGCTCTTGTGAATACCACTGGTGGTGTGTATACGGCAGTCTCCTTGGCCAGCAATCCAGTCCAACAGCAAACTGTCCAGTCTGCAGTTGTGGCTCAGACTGCAGCTCACGTGATACCATCATCAGCAGGTGTGTATGGGCAAGCTCAAAATGCAGCTGCTTCAACGCAGATACAAGCACTGCAGCTAAATTCCTCTCAGGGCCAGGGAGGTATGTTCTTTCAAGGCTCTGGCAACCAGATATTCCAGATGAATGTGGATTCAAATCAGCTAAAAGGAGCATATCAGGTTCATGGCGCTTTGTACCAAGCCCCTATCGCGGCTACACTTTTTACTGCAGCTAATGCAAATAAGACAGCATCCACTAATACTCCAGGGCCAGTTCCTCATGCCATCTACCCTACTAACCCTTACATGGTTGGAATTGTGATGCCTACTGCAATGACGCAGTCAGTGTCAAATCAAGCGGCCCAATCAGTGACCACAACAACAACGTCTCCATCAGCAACTGCAGCTGgggctgctgctgctgctgcttcAGTGGCTTCGTATCCGTATGTCACTCAAAATCCTGCCATTGCCGCCGCGTTCGAGTCTTTCGTACCAATTGCTCCAGCTGCAGCTCCGAGATTTTCACAGACGTTAGCTCATTTGGCAAGTGCTTACTCACCGTTTCTGCCCAGGGGTCCTGTCCAAGGGAATACCCCGGTACAGTTTGCTGCACAGCGTATGGTGCCAATGGGTGCTATGCAATCTCAAGCTGGTGGCAATGGTCAAATGGGACCAGCAATATTGAACCTTGCTGATTACACTGTCAAATACCCACTCAACACAGTGAAGCCTGGGTCATTTGCATCTCAAGCTGCTGCGTCTACCAGCACCGTTGTATCCTCAAATACTCATCCTCAGACGGCTGTTGTCGCCGCCATGCCGTGCGTGGCATTTGGTCAAATCAACAACCCTCGCTTTCCATTCTCTGTGAATTTTGCGATGCCAGCAACAAGTGCAAACCCACAAAGCACGCCGTCTGTCACACCACCCTCCTGCGCTCCAGCTTCCTCAGCCACAACATCTCAACAGTACACTCCGGGGTCCACCAGTGAATCTCAGGGGGGAGGTGCCGTGTTGAGCTATGTATCGATGCCACTGCCATTTGGCACCAACCCTAGTGGGGCAAGTCAGTTACAGACCTCTCATAATCTTCTCACAGGAAGCGCGTTTTCTCCACCCTCAAGCCACGTCGGTGCAAGCCATGGAAACCAACGTCCTGAAGCGTCCAACTTGCCTCGGCAAGCACCGTCTTGGTGCACTGGTGGCAAAAGTGCAACTACCCCTGCATCCGTTAACAGGGGAAGATACAGTGCGTCCGAAAATAACAGCAGTAGTTGCGATAGCGTTAACAGTAGCAGCGTCAGTGTTTTAAGTGTTGCAAATTCACATTCATCTATATCAGGTTTATCGAACAGAAACAGTTGTGGTGAGTCCAGTTCTACGGGAACAGCCTCCAAAACCTCAACCCTCAGCCAGTCACCGAGACATCCAGGCTTGTCTTCTCCATTAAACTCACCATTACCAATTTCGACGCCCAATCCAGGGCTCACTACGTGTCAGGGGACTGTGAAGAGCGCCTCATCTCTTGCGTCTGTCAAAGGCAGCATACCTTTTCCAAGTCAATCGTTTAATACCTTCGAAAGCCATCAAACAAACACTCCACGCGAAATGTCAAATCCTTTACAAAGACCGTACAATGACAGTAGTGAATTGGCCAAAAAGGCAAAATTCGATGAGTCGTCGTACTATAAAGACAATCCCCTGTTGGGTTTGAAAAGGTCCTGTGAAGCCATCGAGGCTTACTGCAGTCCCCCAAAAGAGGACAAGAGTGACAGTCGtgtggatgatgatgatgaagatgtgGATGACGACGATGTTGATTTCAATGACTCTGCGGTTCCAAAAAACGATCGGCCTTCCCCTGTGACGGAAGAAGCAGGGGAAGGAATTGGAAGCACCGAATCAAGTAGTAGCATCACAAACTGTGATCAAACTGATGATTGCAAGAAAGGTAAGTGGGATGATAggccatttctttttcttttagctCGATACAGTTTtaactctccttttttttccGTAGGTTAGCTTGTGTGCAAGACATATATGTCCAATactctgacataatgagattcacggtacttcgcaatagacatcacaaagtgtcccgttcttcatgcattgcaaaaccgtgactattttgttaaggattagggttaggggacactttgtgatgtctatcactaAAAATGAttaatctcattatgtcacagtattggatgACCCTCGTGCAAGACATCTACTATGTAGTTAAACTTCCATGAAAGGAATATTGTTTTGCCGTGTGATGATGTCACTGTGAAAACGTCATCCCTTTCATTAAAGCATCCGCAGTGGCCTACCAGAGCAAAAAACATCAGGCAATGAAAAGGCATAGCCATTTAAGAAAAGGAGCGTATTTAGACGTATTTTTCGACGGAAGTAAGCAGAACTCCATTCTCAGTTCTTGAATAAAGAAATCTCAGTGCACTGCAATCTTCTCATTTGGAAAGTGTTCTTTCGTAGCTTTTCCTATGGTTGATTTTCCaccgtgtttttttttatttaacttgtACGAATTTCGTTATTTTCTGAACCAGAGGGCAACTCACCGGAGAACAAGTCAAGTCCTAATGAAATTCAGACAATCGGAGACCAGCACCAGTCTCATCCGATTTATAATGGAGATGTTTCAGATAACAAATACGAAGTACCGCGCGGTAAGTAGAAAATAAGGaatattttggaaaaaattGTTCACAACACAGTAAACTGTTCTTGTTTGTAGTTTGTAAAGTACGTCGCTTGTTGAATCTTTGCAGCCCAAACCGTCAAGCAAGAACCGTATTTACCAGTCGAGACAAGTTCCTTACCACCTAGTACAAATGACAAGCGAGAATATTTAGAGAGGCCTCATGTACACAATATCAGACCGCAGTTTGAAATCGGTGATATTGTGTGGGCGCAAGCCCGCGGTTTTCCCTCTTGGCCTGGCAAAGTGGTGGACGCTAGCGAAGTCGGAAAAAGCAGAGCAGATGAAGGAAAGGTAAAGATTGAGTTGCTCGTCACAGCGCCGCTCATTTTGCGTTCATTGTTTGGATTATTTCCTCAGCTGTCCGTTTCTGTTGGCGGACATCTTCAAGTGATTTCATAAAGTGATTTTAATCATATGTTTTATTGGTCTGTGTTTCAGCGCTGGGTCATGTGGTTTGGAGATCATACTTTTAGTCAAGTGGAAGTCGACAGACTGAAAACATTGTCTGATGGACTGAGAACACTCGATGATAAATCGCGCAAAAAGAAGTACAAGTATGGAAAAACGTTAAACACAAACTTGTTTTGTTAGTGTAGTGTAATATCTGAATTGGGTGAGGGCTGGGGTGAGCCCAATTTGGATCATTTTCGTAGCCCAGTCTCTGCGCTTCCAAGGAGGCCAGTAAGTGTCAGGAACGGGATTACTTCGGGATAAAGGGAAAAAGAATCCTTGTTATGTTGGTGTCGATGGCACAGAATTCATTTTCAACTCATTTGGGGGGGAGGGTGTCCTATTTAGCGCCAAAATCGCAAGTGGTTCAGTGATTGGTCATAAATTGGTTGCCAGTCTGTTCTGAGCTTTGTTTCCCAGATAATCTCCAACGTAACTATTCCGTTTTATGTTCAGGGCGAAGAAAACGAGGATTGGTTTAGAACAGGCGATAAGTGAAGCTCTGGAAGCCCTCGACATGGTATGTACTCTCAGAttcgtgttttgttttggtggtttgtttttttttgccccGAGTGAAAGCCAACACGTTGTCGGCCATGAATTCGCGATAATCCTGAATTGTCAATTTCCTCTGAATTCACTATTATCGTAAATTTAGAAGACTGTATACCAAGACTTGTGGTAGCAGAGAAAATAAGGAAATAGAAAAGCATCCGTGGAGTGGATTTGAACCCGTAGTCTCTACGCTTAAGGAACCACTTCTTTTCGCTTTTCCACTGAAAATCAAGACGCCACCTTTCTCAAAAAATATCGATTTAATTCTAGCATGGAAGATCGCTGTGTGGAGAGTAATTAGGCCTAACCTAGATTAATAATTTAGGCCTaagcttttttattttaaaatgtttagcTTTGTCGTGAAGTTTGGAAACCAACCTTTTGGAGTGTTAAATGTTGTTCGTTGATGAGGACACAATATTATCAAATAGTGTGCCTGAGCAGCTACCGGTGTGGTGGTCGAGTGGTTAGGTGAAGAGTTAACAATGAACATTCCCGGGTTCGAGTCTTATAACCGTAGGCTTGGGTTGTCTTTTCAAACAAATATGACCATTTCCCATAATCCACATCAAGCTTAATTCGCGATAATAGTGATTTGTAAGCAAATTAACAGTT
The nucleotide sequence above comes from Acropora muricata isolate sample 2 chromosome 12, ASM3666990v1, whole genome shotgun sequence. Encoded proteins:
- the LOC136891698 gene encoding uncharacterized protein isoform X2 → MSNQGTSEQPRNGPKCIEIPRGWNRILENGSILYISPNNSRLRSLDHVIEYLTTEGTCKCGLECPLFAQKVFNFDARIPSKPLLSGSNSEPSNSTCKHCVNDNSDVPDTKQSVDTAAKQLNDVTPQGAGQKRGPGRPRNPSSKTRRVGIRKPDLDRPMSPLHNLPLPVPSSVLNSPVQSVPTNISVEQRPLPSFATIVSSSKLFNPGAGLGSNNVLCTSVVTTAVNSSALTTTTLHSSKVTIINNSVAVGASSPSTKPAVITSSGSIFTAASSTSGPVLNVATGSQSKTGTVTVSAQLPSRDPVATKSSSSLSPAGKTSPLSDLQAIGQVQAKTAVSSALTSVVSTSTATIPVAKQEVKPVSGVSKVLPVKVTPKASTARANRSSRPYSARKTVAATLKAEAAAAAAAAATTNAKVPNSAGVTRTAFDHSFRQPQGMLTTGIGTSTVKSSTRTITKPSAQALPASTVGTSTTTVQAPALFHSVLKDAMVKEQGHLSRDVSSTNAPTPAVSHTGAIHAARVTQTGSDSTRSRPGNVKETLQSTAALVQGVHVPAAVPQQLQVHRPQPLGVGQALVNTTGGVYTAVSLASNPVQQQTVQSAVVAQTAAHVIPSSAGVYGQAQNAAASTQIQALQLNSSQGQGGMFFQGSGNQIFQMNVDSNQLKGAYQVHGALYQAPIAATLFTAANANKTASTNTPGPVPHAIYPTNPYMVGIVMPTAMTQSVSNQAAQSVTTTTTSPSATAAGAAAAAASVASYPYVTQNPAIAAAFESFVPIAPAAAPRFSQTLAHLASAYSPFLPRGPVQGNTPVQFAAQRMVPMGAMQSQAGGNGQMGPAILNLADYTVKYPLNTVKPGSFASQAAASTSTVVSSNTHPQTAVVAAMPCVAFGQINNPRFPFSVNFAMPATSANPQSTPSVTPPSCAPASSATTSQQYTPGSTSESQGGGAVLSYVSMPLPFGTNPSGASQLQTSHNLLTGSAFSPPSSHVGASHGNQRPEASNLPRQAPSWCTGGKSATTPASVNRGRYSASENNSSSCDSVNSSSVSVLSVANSHSSISGLSNRNSCGESSSTGTASKTSTLSQSPRHPGLSSPLNSPLPISTPNPGLTTCQGTVKSASSLASVKGSIPFPSQSFNTFESHQTNTPREMSNPLQRPYNDSSELAKKAKFDESSYYKDNPLLGLKRSCEAIEAYCSPPKEDKSDSRVDDDDEDVDDDDVDFNDSAVPKNDRPSPVTEEAGEGIGSTESSSSITNCDQTDDCKKEGNSPENKSSPNEIQTIGDQHQSHPIYNGDVSDNKYEVPRAQTVKQEPYLPVETSSLPPSTNDKREYLERPHVHNIRPQFEIGDIVWAQARGFPSWPGKVVDASEVGKSRADEGKRWVMWFGDHTFSQVEVDRLKTLSDGLRTLDDKSRKKKYKAKKTRIGLEQAISEALEALDMRERLRGRQARSKSKKKRLR
- the LOC136891698 gene encoding uncharacterized protein isoform X1; translated protein: MSNQGTSEQPRNGPKCIEIPRGWNRILENGSILYISPNNSRLRSLDHVIEYLTTEGTCKCGLECPLFAQKVFNFDARIPSKPLLSGSNSEPSNSTCKHCVNDNSDVPDTKQSVDTAAKQLNDVTPQGAGQKRGPGRPRNPSSKTRRVGIRKPDLDRPMSPLHNLPLPVPSSVLNSPVQSVPTNISVEQRPLPSFATIVSSSKLFNPGAGLGSNNVLCTSVVTTAVNSSALTTTTLHSSKVTIINNSVAVGASSPSTKPAVITSSGSIFTAASSTSGPVLNVATGSQSKTGTVTVSAQLPSRDPVATKSSSSLSPAGKTSPLSDLQAIGQVQAKTAVSSALTSVVSTSTATIPVAKQEVKPVSGVSKVLPVKVTPKASTARANRSSRPYSARKTVAATLKAEAAAAAAAAATTNAKVPNSAGVTRTAFDHSFRQPQGMLTTGIGTSTVKSSTRTITKPSAQALPASTVGTSTTTVQAPALFHSVLKDAMVKEQGHLSRDVSSTNAPTPAVSHTGAIHAARVTQTGSDSTRSRPGNVKETLQSTAALVQGVHVPAAVPQQLQVHRPQPLGVGQALVNTTGGVYTAVSLASNPVQQQTVQSAVVAQTAAHVIPSSAGVYGQAQNAAASTQIQALQLNSSQGQGGMFFQGSGNQIFQMNVDSNQLKGAYQVHGALYQAPIAATLFTAANANKTASTNTPGPVPHAIYPTNPYMVGIVMPTAMTQSVSNQAAQSVTTTTTSPSATAAGAAAAAASVASYPYVTQNPAIAAAFESFVPIAPAAAPRFSQTLAHLASAYSPFLPRGPVQGNTPVQFAAQRMVPMGAMQSQAGGNGQMGPAILNLADYTVKYPLNTVKPGSFASQAAASTSTVVSSNTHPQTAVVAAMPCVAFGQINNPRFPFSVNFAMPATSANPQSTPSVTPPSCAPASSATTSQQYTPGSTSESQGGGAVLSYVSMPLPFGTNPSGASQLQTSHNLLTGSAFSPPSSHVGASHGNQRPEASNLPRQAPSWCTGGKSATTPASVNRGRYSASENNSSSCDSVNSSSVSVLSVANSHSSISGLSNRNSCGESSSTGTASKTSTLSQSPRHPGLSSPLNSPLPISTPNPGLTTCQGTVKSASSLASVKGSIPFPSQSFNTFESHQTNTPREMSNPLQRPYNDSSELAKKAKFDESSYYKDNPLLGLKRSCEAIEAYCSPPKEDKSDSRVDDDDEDVDDDDVDFNDSAVPKNDRPSPVTEEAGEGIGSTESSSSITNCDQTDDCKKEGNSPENKSSPNEIQTIGDQHQSHPIYNGDVSDNKYEVPRAQTVKQEPYLPVETSSLPPSTNDKREYLERPHVHNIRPQFEIGDIVWAQARGFPSWPGKVVDASEVGKSRADEGKRWVMWFGDHTFSQVEVDRLKTLSDGLRTLDDKSRKKKYKAKKTRIGLEQAISEALEALDMRERLRGRQAARSKSKKKRLR